Proteins co-encoded in one Campylobacter jejuni genomic window:
- a CDS encoding ferrous iron transport protein A — protein MTLNELKDGQKAIIVNLNAHKELKNRLLSFGFIKNKNLKKIHSSLKNATIMVELDTSCVILRSDEAKTIEVNLI, from the coding sequence ATGACTTTAAACGAGTTAAAAGATGGACAAAAAGCTATTATTGTCAATTTAAACGCTCACAAAGAACTCAAAAATAGACTTTTAAGCTTTGGATTTATTAAAAATAAAAACTTGAAAAAAATTCACTCCTCTTTAAAAAATGCCACCATAATGGTAGAACTTGATACAAGTTGTGTTATCCTAAGATCTGATGAAGCTAAAACCATAGAAGTGAATCTTATATGA